A window of Bacillota bacterium genomic DNA:
CTCGGTGATTCCCTTGGGCGGCTTCAGCCAGGTCACCTCGAGCCGATCATTCCAAGTCTGTCCGAAGCCGGCCCGGCGCGGGTCGCCCGGCACGCCCAACCCCGGGGAGACGGCTCCCAAGTCGCCGCCGGTCGCCGCCGCCTGGGCCAACGGTTCGACCAAGGCATCCAGCCAGTGCGGCGGGAAGTCGAGGTGGGCGTCGCAGAAGACGTAGTAGCGCCCCTTGGCCAGGCGGGCACCGAGGTTCCTGGCCTGGGGGGCGCCCAGGCCCCGCGTCCTGACGATGCTCAGCGGGTAGGGGAAGGCCCTGGTCAGATGACAGCACCCGTCCTGCGAACCGTCGTCGACGACGATGGCCTCGAAGGGCACGTCCACCTCGGCTGTCGCCAGCGAGGCCAGGGTCGTGGCGACGTTCGCCCCTTCGTCGCGGGCCGGGAAGATCACGCTGACCAGCGGCGGAGCTGACAGCGGGGGGGGCGGGTACGGGTCGGGCCGCGATGCCTGGGTCTGATTGACGGCGTTGGTTGGCGGCAAGTGGGCGTCCCTCGCTTGGCGGACCCGTGACGGGCCCTTAACGGACCTTTTGCGGGCCCTACGCCATGCTATGAACGCCCGGCTTGACCGGTCATCGCCCGACCTCGCTCGCCCGTGCCCATTAGTTCCCAGCTCAGGTCGCGTGCGCGCGGGGGCTTAAAACCGTCTCTGGGGCAGATTCCTAAGAGACGGGTGATGAGCTCTTTGAAGCTGAAACGACTGGTCGCGGTGATGACCGTGGTCGCCCTGTTGGGGCTCGGCCTGGGGGCGGCTTCGGCCTATGCTTACGGACGCTTGACGGGGCGGACCCGGAAGGGGCCGTGGGCTGGTCTCCCCGGGCCGGGCAGCGGGCTGGTGACGCCAGGTCCAGGGTCGGCCGACCGGGGCTTCGGGGCCGAACACGGCGGCGGGGCCGAAAACGGTGCGGATGGCGCGGGCTCGGGCGACGGCTCCACCCGGCCATTGGTGGGCCCAGCCGTACCGGTCATCGACCATCTGGCCGATCGGCTCGGCCGCACCGGCGACTCGGCGGGCAAGGAGATCGCCCTGACCTTCGACGCCGGCTGGATCTACGACTCGGCCCCCGATCTCCTCCGGGTCCTCGACGAGAAGGCCGTCAAGGCCACCTTCTTCCTTCGGGCCCGCTGGGTGGAGGACCATCCTGACCTGGCCCGGGATATCGCCGCCCGGGGCCATCTGGTCGAGGACCACTCTTACAGCCATCAGGACATGACCAAGCTCGACCCGGCCGCCCGCGAGGCGGAGTTCCAGCACTCCGCGGCCACCTTCCGGCGGATCCTTGGGATCGAACCCGATCTCTTCAGACCGCCCTATGGGGCCTACGACCGTGAACTCCTGAGCGAGTTGGGCGCCCGCGGCTATCGGGCGGCCGTGATGTGGACCGTCGACAGCCTCGACTGGCGCGAGCCCGGTCCCGACCAGGTCGCGGCCAAGGTCCTCACCAGCGCCCGCGACGGGGCCATCGTCCTGATGCACGTCGGCTCGCGCGACGGGGTGGCCGCCCTGCCGTCCATCATCGACACCCTGCGGAGCACGGGCTACCGCTTCGTCCGCCTGGACGCGATGACCGGGGTGGTCCAGTAGAGCGGGCCGCCGCCTGCCGCCCCGCCGCCTGCCGCCCCGCTGTCCCCGCGCCGGCGGGTCCTAGTGCCAGTACTCCGCCCTCCCGCGCTCACGCGGCTTGACCAGCGGCCGCACCGGCTTTTCCCGCGGGCCCTCCGGATCGGGGGGCCCGCCCTGTTCCCCGGCCCGCGGCGCCTCGTAGGCCGGCTGCGCCCCGGTGGCCACGGCCATCTCCCCGGTGAAGGCGCAGAGGTCCTCCGCCGAGACCTCCGACAGGCCGCGGTGGCCGAGGCCGCCGGTGGCGATGGCCATCTCCTTGGTCGAGGCCTTGATGAAGTTGGCCAACCGGCGGGCTCCGGCGTGGAGGTCGAAGCGGTCCGAGTTCTCCGTGTTCGGCAGGACCAAGGTCAATGGCGGGTCCTTGGGATAGACCTTGAGCGCCTGGGCGTGGACCATGACCAGGAGGGCGGCCGTCCCGATGGCCACGGCGTCTGCCCCGAGGGCGATGGCCTTGAGGAAGTCGCCCGGCTCATGGAGCCCCCCCGAGGCGATCAGGCTGATCCGGTCGCGGATCTTCCGTCGGCGCAGGTAGCGGTCGGCCCGCGGGATGGCGAAGACCGTCGGCAGGCCGAAGTTCTCAGCCGTGATGGCGTAGCCGTCCTCGCCGCCGGCCTCGGCCCCGTCGATGGTCAGGAAGTCGGGCTCGGCCACCAGGACCTCCTCCAGGTCGGCCTCGATGTCGCCGGCCGCCAGTTTCACCCCGATGGGGAGGCCGTCCGTCTCGTCCCGCAGCCAGTCGATCACCCGCCGCAGGTCGTGCCCGTCTTTGATCGTCTCGAACTGCGACTCCATCCGGACTTCGCCCGACTCGGCGGTGACCTGATTCAGTTGGCGAAAGCGAGCCGGGAGATTTTTGACCGGGGTCGATTCACTGACCCCGCCCGAGGCCCCCCGGCCGAAGACGATCTCGACCGCGTCGGCCTGGCGCAGGTCCCCGATGGCGTTGCCCCAGCCGGCCCGGTTGTACTGGACGATGTAGCGATCGACGGTCGTCCGCTCCTGCGGGAGATAGCCGCTGCAGCCCGAGTTCAGGGCCGCCCCGGCCAGTTGCGCCCCCTCCGCCAGGGCGGCCTTGGCCCGTTCACTGAGGGCCACCCCGTAGCCCATTCCGGCAATGATGATCGGCGTCCTACACCTCAGCGGGCGCCGGGCGTTCGGGCCGATGGTCACCGAGGTGTCGACGTCCTCGACGGACAGGGTCGGCAGCCGCGAGATCTGGGCCGGGAGGAAGTGCAGTTGATCCAGACCGCGGGCGCGACGGGCCGCCCCCATCGGCCGGTTGAACGGCTCACCAGTCTGGCCACGGACCATGATCTGGAGGAGCGAAAGGGGGTCGATCGTCTTCGGCAGGGCCAGGGTCTGGTAGGCCACGT
This region includes:
- a CDS encoding glycosyltransferase; this encodes MPPTNAVNQTQASRPDPYPPPPLSAPPLVSVIFPARDEGANVATTLASLATAEVDVPFEAIVVDDGSQDGCCHLTRAFPYPLSIVRTRGLGAPQARNLGARLAKGRYYVFCDAHLDFPPHWLDALVEPLAQAAATGGDLGAVSPGLGVPGDPRRAGFGQTWNDRLEVTWLKPPKGITEVPLLPGGCMAFRAEVFRDIGGFDHAFQTWGHEDEEISIKLWLFGHNAAVVPETVVGHLFRQRHPYRVTLWDAQYNQVRMAVSHFNEVRVGKVIALLQKYSYWQQLVEISRRAAQGQREDFFARRRRSDDWFMERFGIPF
- a CDS encoding polysaccharide deacetylase family protein, whose product is MSSLKLKRLVAVMTVVALLGLGLGAASAYAYGRLTGRTRKGPWAGLPGPGSGLVTPGPGSADRGFGAEHGGGAENGADGAGSGDGSTRPLVGPAVPVIDHLADRLGRTGDSAGKEIALTFDAGWIYDSAPDLLRVLDEKAVKATFFLRARWVEDHPDLARDIAARGHLVEDHSYSHQDMTKLDPAAREAEFQHSAATFRRILGIEPDLFRPPYGAYDRELLSELGARGYRAAVMWTVDSLDWREPGPDQVAAKVLTSARDGAIVLMHVGSRDGVAALPSIIDTLRSTGYRFVRLDAMTGVVQ
- a CDS encoding FMN-binding glutamate synthase family protein; translation: MTLSAFWWSVIGGLIVGVLTTALSALLFPLFFRGALMKLIKPILSTDSERNVAYQTLALPKTIDPLSLLQIMVRGQTGEPFNRPMGAARRARGLDQLHFLPAQISRLPTLSVEDVDTSVTIGPNARRPLRCRTPIIIAGMGYGVALSERAKAALAEGAQLAGAALNSGCSGYLPQERTTVDRYIVQYNRAGWGNAIGDLRQADAVEIVFGRGASGGVSESTPVKNLPARFRQLNQVTAESGEVRMESQFETIKDGHDLRRVIDWLRDETDGLPIGVKLAAGDIEADLEEVLVAEPDFLTIDGAEAGGEDGYAITAENFGLPTVFAIPRADRYLRRRKIRDRISLIASGGLHEPGDFLKAIALGADAVAIGTAALLVMVHAQALKVYPKDPPLTLVLPNTENSDRFDLHAGARRLANFIKASTKEMAIATGGLGHRGLSEVSAEDLCAFTGEMAVATGAQPAYEAPRAGEQGGPPDPEGPREKPVRPLVKPRERGRAEYWH